A portion of the Enterobacter sp. SA187 genome contains these proteins:
- the rcsD gene encoding phosphotransferase RcsD, with protein MSRSDTMNPGKFSLIPGSITRFFLLLIIVLLVTMGVMVQSAVNAWLKDKSYQVVDITHAMHKRIDTWRYATWQIYDNIAAAPASPADGLQETRLKQDVYYLEKPRRKTEALIFGSHDGSTLEMTQRISTYLDTLWGAETVPWSMYYLNGQDNSMILVSTLPLKDLSSGFKESSIGSIVDARRAEMLQQANALDERESFSPLRRLTWQNGYYFTLRTTFNQPGHLATVVAFDLPINDLIPPGMVLDSFRLESDASQSALRTADKEMADSASVNFNSSQIEISSSLNSTGMRLVWQVPFGTLLLDTLQNILLPLLLNIGLLALALFGYTTFRHQPGRLSENAALPGANNELRMLRAINEEIVSVLPLGLLVHDQEANRTVISNKIADHLLPHLNLQNITSMADQHQGVIQATVNNELYEIRQFRSQVSPRTQIFVIRDQDREVLVNKKLKQAQRLYEKNQQGRTAFMQHIGAALSQPAKQLAQDAAAVDSENAQKLAAQADRLVQLVDEIQLANLLENDGWKSAASMFSIQDLIDEVVPAVLPVVKRKGLQLLINNHLPANEQRHGDRDALLRILTMLIQYAVTTTQIGKITLEVDADESAGDRLTFRILDTGEGVTASEVDNLHFPFLNDTQEDRYGKANALTFWLCDQLARKLGGHLNIKARESLGTRYSLHVKMDARPQADDEEEKLLDDVVAMIDITSSDIRNIVVRQLENWGASCITPDERLASQEYDLFLTDNPSNLTASGLLLSDDEPGSRKIGPGQLRVNFNMSNAMQEAILQLIEEQLAQEDVPASPLGGNENAELHASGYYALFVDTVPDDVKRLYTESAARDLAALAQTAHRLKGVFAMLNLVPGKQLCETLEHLIHENDVPGIEKYISDIDDYVKSLL; from the coding sequence ATGAGTCGATCTGACACCATGAACCCTGGAAAATTTTCCCTGATACCGGGCAGCATTACCCGTTTCTTTCTTCTGTTGATCATCGTTCTGCTGGTCACCATGGGTGTAATGGTGCAAAGCGCCGTTAATGCCTGGCTGAAGGATAAAAGCTATCAGGTGGTGGATATTACGCATGCCATGCATAAGCGCATTGATACCTGGCGCTACGCCACCTGGCAGATCTATGACAATATCGCCGCGGCGCCCGCCTCCCCGGCGGATGGTCTGCAGGAAACCCGCTTAAAGCAGGATGTCTATTATCTGGAGAAGCCGCGCCGTAAGACGGAAGCGCTGATTTTCGGCTCCCATGACGGCTCGACGCTGGAGATGACCCAGCGCATCTCAACCTATCTGGATACGCTGTGGGGCGCGGAAACCGTGCCCTGGTCCATGTATTATCTCAACGGCCAGGATAACAGCATGATCCTGGTGTCGACGCTGCCGCTGAAAGATCTGTCCTCCGGCTTTAAAGAATCATCCATTGGCAGCATTGTCGATGCCCGTCGCGCGGAGATGCTGCAACAGGCCAATGCCCTGGATGAGCGGGAAAGCTTCTCGCCGTTGCGCCGTCTGACCTGGCAGAATGGTTACTATTTCACGCTGCGCACTACTTTCAACCAGCCGGGACATCTGGCGACGGTGGTGGCCTTCGATTTGCCGATCAACGATTTGATCCCGCCGGGCATGGTGCTGGACAGTTTCCGTCTGGAGAGCGATGCCTCCCAGAGCGCCCTGCGCACCGCGGATAAAGAGATGGCGGACAGCGCGTCGGTGAATTTCAACAGCTCGCAGATTGAGATTTCCTCCTCACTCAACTCTACGGGCATGCGGCTGGTGTGGCAGGTGCCCTTTGGCACGCTGCTGCTGGACACGCTGCAAAACATCCTGCTGCCGCTGCTGTTAAACATCGGCCTGCTGGCGCTGGCGCTGTTTGGCTATACCACCTTCCGCCATCAGCCGGGCCGTCTGAGCGAAAACGCCGCCCTGCCCGGCGCGAATAACGAACTGCGCATGCTGCGGGCCATCAACGAAGAGATCGTGTCGGTGCTGCCGCTGGGACTGCTGGTGCACGATCAGGAAGCCAACCGTACGGTGATCAGCAATAAAATCGCCGACCACCTGCTGCCGCATCTTAATTTGCAGAACATCACCAGCATGGCCGATCAGCATCAGGGCGTGATCCAGGCGACGGTCAACAACGAACTTTATGAGATCCGCCAGTTCCGTAGCCAGGTTTCGCCGCGCACGCAGATTTTTGTCATCCGCGATCAGGACAGAGAAGTGCTGGTGAATAAAAAGCTCAAGCAGGCGCAGCGTCTGTATGAGAAAAACCAGCAGGGTCGCACCGCCTTTATGCAGCATATTGGCGCGGCGCTGTCGCAGCCGGCGAAACAACTGGCGCAGGACGCGGCGGCGGTAGATAGCGAAAACGCGCAAAAGCTGGCAGCGCAGGCTGACCGGCTGGTACAGCTGGTGGATGAGATCCAGCTTGCCAATTTGCTGGAAAACGACGGCTGGAAAAGCGCCGCCAGCATGTTCTCGATTCAGGATCTGATCGACGAGGTGGTGCCCGCGGTGCTGCCGGTGGTGAAGCGTAAAGGGTTGCAGTTGCTGATCAATAATCATCTGCCAGCCAACGAACAGCGCCACGGCGATCGCGACGCCCTGCTACGCATTCTGACCATGCTTATCCAGTACGCGGTGACCACCACGCAGATTGGCAAAATCACGCTCGAAGTGGACGCCGATGAATCCGCAGGGGATCGCCTGACCTTCCGTATCCTCGATACCGGGGAAGGCGTGACGGCGAGCGAAGTGGATAATCTGCATTTCCCGTTCCTCAACGACACCCAGGAGGATCGCTATGGCAAAGCTAATGCCCTCACCTTCTGGCTGTGCGATCAGCTGGCGCGTAAACTTGGCGGCCATCTGAATATTAAAGCGCGTGAAAGTTTAGGAACGCGCTATTCTTTACACGTTAAAATGGATGCACGTCCGCAGGCAGACGATGAGGAAGAGAAATTACTGGATGATGTCGTCGCCATGATTGATATTACGTCCAGCGATATTCGTAATATCGTGGTGCGTCAGCTGGAAAACTGGGGCGCAAGCTGCATTACCCCGGACGAACGCCTGGCGAGTCAAGAATATGATCTCTTTTTAACGGATAATCCGTCTAATCTTACTGCCTCGGGCTTGCTTTTAAGCGATGATGAGCCCGGCTCGCGTAAAATCGGCCCAGGCCAGTTGCGCGTGAACTTTAATATGAGTAATGCAATGCAGGAAGCGATATTGCAACTCATTGAAGAGCAACTGGCACAGGAAGATGTTCCGGCGTCCCCGCTGGGGGGCAATGAAAATGCCGAACTCCATGCCAGCGGCTATTACGCACTGTTTGTGGATACAGTACCCGACGATGTTAAGAGGTTGTATACTGAATCCGCCGCACGCGATTTAGCGGCGCTGGCGCAGACGGCACACCGCCTGAAAGGCGTGTTTGCCATGCTTAACCTGGTACCCGGCAAACAGTTATGTGAAACGCTGGAACATTTAATTCATGAGAACGATGTTCCAGGCATAGAAAAATACATCAGCGACATTGACGATTATGTCAAAAGCTTGCTGTAA
- the rcsB gene encoding response regulator transcription factor RcsB, whose product MNNMNVIIADDHPIVLFGIRKSLEQIEWVNVVGEFEDSTQLINNLPKLDAHVLITDLSMPGDKYGDGITLIKYIKRHFPNLSVIVLTMNNNPAILSAVLELDIEGIVLKQGAPTDLPKALAALQKGKKFTPESVSRLLEKISAGGYGDKRLSPKESEVLRLFAEGFLVTEIAKKLNRSIKTISSQKKSAMMKLGVENDIALLNYLSSVTLSAADTKE is encoded by the coding sequence ATGAACAATATGAACGTAATTATTGCCGATGACCATCCGATCGTACTGTTCGGTATTCGCAAATCACTCGAACAAATCGAGTGGGTGAATGTAGTCGGTGAATTTGAAGATTCTACACAGCTGATCAATAACCTTCCCAAGCTTGATGCCCATGTACTGATTACCGATCTTTCCATGCCCGGCGACAAGTACGGTGACGGGATCACCCTGATTAAATATATCAAGCGCCACTTCCCTAACCTGTCAGTGATTGTGCTGACGATGAACAACAACCCTGCCATTTTAAGCGCCGTACTGGAGCTGGATATCGAAGGGATTGTATTAAAACAGGGCGCGCCAACCGATCTGCCGAAAGCGCTGGCCGCGTTGCAGAAAGGGAAGAAGTTTACCCCGGAGAGCGTTTCCCGTCTGCTGGAGAAAATCAGCGCGGGCGGCTATGGCGACAAACGCCTGTCTCCGAAAGAGAGCGAAGTGCTGCGTCTGTTCGCAGAAGGTTTCCTGGTGACGGAAATCGCCAAGAAGCTGAACCGCAGTATCAAAACCATCAGTAGCCAGAAGAAGTCGGCGATGATGAAACTGGGCGTGGAAAATGACATTGCCCTGCTTAACTACCTCTCGTCCGTAACGCTGAGCGCGGCGGATACCAAAGAGTAA